In Excalfactoria chinensis isolate bCotChi1 chromosome 20, bCotChi1.hap2, whole genome shotgun sequence, a genomic segment contains:
- the CAMTA1 gene encoding calmodulin-binding transcription activator 1 isoform X1: MMSRMPKPEMTVLLKKCWVEQKDDHGNSNGSHVKIFLPKKLLECLPKCSSLPKERHRWNTNEEIAAYLITFEKHEEWLTTSPKTRPQNGSMILYNRKKVKYRKDGYCWKKRKDGKTTREDHMKLKVQGVECLYGCYVHSSIIPTFHRRCYWLLQNPDIVLVHYLNVPAIEDCGKPCGPILCSINTDKKEWAKWTKEELIGQLKPMFHGIKWTCSNGNSSSGFSVEQLVQQILDSHQTKPQPRTHNCLCTGTLGAGSSVHHKCNSAKHRIISPKVEPRTGGYSTHSEVQNNDVSEGKNEHSHGKASSREKRNGKVAKPVLLHQNSTEVSSTNQVEVPDTTQNSPVSISSGLNSDPDMADSPAVTGVSSMAVASVMGSLSQSATVFMSEVTSEAVYTMSPTSGPNQHLLSSDAAAQGLVLAVSSDGHKFAFPTTANSESLSMLPSTVSEELVLSTTLDGNRKIPETTMNFDPDCFLNNPKQGQTYGGGGMKGDSISTNIRQSPTAERSFNFNTTLTKEIKTEDTSFEQQMSKEAFSSSSASNTLTLTTGSGLLPSGGGLSPSTTLEQMDFSAIDSNKDYSSSFNQTVQSPHVHQTPSPSFFLQDASKPLPLEQNTHNNLNDTSGSFVNTIGIPSVKTESPSQTTSNCNGTVETRIESTSSLQLMQFQANFQAMTAEAEVPMETSQQAEGNENLLKSGDLQACSTEHYLQPETNGGIRNGNNLPILQGNVVQGLYPVAHPSLNNSSNMELNLDHFDISFSNQFSDLINDFISVEGGSNALYGHQLVSSDSAGLSQPEDSNRTTYNQAEMCIPCCSPQQANMQLSSTENGASTMAYMHVAEVVSAAAAQGTLGLLQQSGRLFMVTDYSPEWSYPEGGVKVLITGPWQEASNNYSCLFDQISVPASLIQPGVLRCYCPAHDTGLVTLQVAFNNQIISNSVVFEYKARALPTLPSSQHDWLSLDDNQFRMSILERLEQMERRMAEMTGSQQHKQGVGGGSNGSGNGGTQVQCVSGTGTLGSCFESRVVVVCEKMMSRACWAKSKHLIHSKTFRGMTLLHLAAAQGYATLIQTLIKWRTKHADSIDLELEVDPLNVDHFSCTPLMWACALGHMDAAVVLYKWDHRAISIPDSLGRLPLAIARSRGHVKLAECLEQLQRDEQSQLGQNTRIQCPSSTDSSTENWVSQWHSELIASQEPQKGVTVISSTNTELRRPRSEPSSYYSSETQKDYPAPKKHKLSPEYFQARQEKLLSTALSLEQPSARKQNSSSKQSTTETISPSEGIRDYGRELSQHIPEAAGYRGSGSQAGIKWNPKDIYIGVSAVQLVGSQKSAALGKDTVGHRLRQREQMNVLMLADRELVDAELLSYRDNVGEEDCLRHMDDLQVNMMTLAEHIIEATPDRIKRENFVPMESPQVERAESAAMSTTMSWLASYLADVDHLPSAAQIRNLYSEPLTPSSNTSLSPAGSPISEIAFEKPSLPSAADWSEFLSASTSEKVENEFAQLTLSDHEQRELYEAAKLVQTVFRKYKGRPLREQQEVAAAVIQRCYRKYKQLTWIALKYALYKKMTQAAILIQSKFRSYYEQKKFQQSRRAAMLIQQYYRSYKECGKRRQNRRAATIVQQKLRSSLLTKKQDQAARKIMRFLRRCRHSPLVDHRLYKRGLNMFGAQMCVLNCRPCTLGCHSYRAFLSFLSCNPNEISGKRQELPFLKCPTGYFSFQSNRVKELKKAKELEDKQQHPVAM; the protein is encoded by the exons AACCCAGACATCGTGTTGGTGCACTACCTGAACGTACCTGCCATTGAGGACTGTGGGAAACCCTGCGGCCCTATCTTGTGCTCGATAAATACAGACAAGAAAGAATGGGCAAAATGGACAAAAGAGGAACTCATTGGACAGCTCAAACCCATGT TTCATGGTATTAAGTGGACGTGCAGCAATGGAAACAGCAGTTCAGGGTTCTCAGTGGAGCAGCTGGTGCAGCAGATCCTCGATAGTCACCAGACCAAACCGCAGCCTCGGACACACAACTGTCTCTGCACTGGTACCTTGG GGGCAGGAAGCAGTGTGCATCACAAGTGTAACAGTGCCAAACATCGCATCATATCACCAAAGGTCGAACCAAGGACAGGTGGGTACAGCACTCATTCAGAGGTACAAAATAACGATGTCTCTGAAGGCAAGAACGAGCACAGTCATGGCAAGGCCTCCAGCCGGGAGAAGAGGAATGGCAAAGTGGCGAAACCAGTGTTGCTCCATCAAAACAGTACGGAGGTTTCTTCCACCAACCAGGTGGAAGTCCCTGACACAACCCAGAATTCTCCTGTGTCCATCAGCAGTGGATTGAATAGCGACCCGGATATGGCGGATAGCCCAGCAGTCACTGGTGTGTCCAGCATGGCTGTAGCATCAGTTATGGGAAGCCTGTCACAAAGTGCCACCGTGTTTATGTCAGAAGTCACCAGTGAAGCTGTGTACACCATGTCACCCACCTCTGGCCCAAATCAACACCTTCTGTCCTCAGATGCGGCTGCACAAGGACTGGTACTTGCTGTGAGTTCAGATGGACACAAATTTGCTTTTCCAACAACGGCCAATTCAGAGAGCTTGTCCATGCTGCCCAGCACCGTCTCCGAGGAACTTGTGCTCTCCACAACTTtagatggaaacagaaaaattccAGAAACCACCATGAATTTTGACCCAGACTGTTTTCTTAATAATCCCAAGCAAGGGCAGACTTATGGTGGAGGGGGTATGAAAGGTGACAGCATCAGTACCAACATAAGGCAGTCACCCACCGCAGAACGTAGCTTCAACTTCAATACAACCCtcacaaaagaaattaaaacgGAGGACACATCTTTTGAACAACAGATGTCCAAAGAagcattttcctcctcttctgcatcTAACACTCTCACCCTCACTACTGGTTCAGGTTTGCTCCCGTCTGGAGGAGGTCTGAGCCCAAGTACCACCTTAGAGCAGATGGACTTCAGTGCCATTGACTCCAACAAGGACTATTCTTCCAGCTTCAATCAGACAGTCCAGAGCCCTCACGTTCATCAGACCCCCTCCCCCAGCTTCTTTCTGCAGGATGCCAGCAAACCTCTTCCCCTTGAGCAAAACACCCACAACAACTTGAATGACACAAGTGGCTCTTTTGTGAATACAATAGGAATCCCCAGTGTGAAAACAGAGTCCCCATCCCAAACCACTTCCAACTGCAATGGCACAGTGGAAACCAGAATAGAGTCCACCTCTTCTCTCCAGCTCATGCAGTTCCAAGCAAACTTCCAGGCTATGACTGCAGAAGCTGAAGTTCCCATGGAGACCTCCCAGCAGGCAGAAGGGAATGAAAATCTACTTAAATCAGGGGATCTTCAagcctgcagcacagaacaCTACTTGCAACCTGAGACCAATGGAGGTATCAGGAATGGGAACAATCTCCCTATCCTCCAAGGAAACGTAGTACAAGGACTCTATCCTGTGGCCCATCCCAGCTTAAATAACTCCTCCAACATGGAGCTTAACTTGGACCACTTTGACATCTCCTTCAGCAACCAGTTTTCTGATCTAATTAATGATTTCATATCTGTAGAAGGTGGGAGCAATGCCCTCTATGGACACCAGTTGGTGTCAAGTGACAGTGCCGGACTCTCTCAGCCTGAAGATAGTAACAGAACAACCTACAACCAGGCTGAAATGTGCATTCCTTGCTGCAGTCCTCAGCAAGCCAacatgcagctcagcagcacagagaatgGAGCCAGCACGATGGCATACATGCATGTGGCTGAGGTGgtctcagcagctgcagcacaaggcaCTTTGGGGTTGCTACAGCAGAGTGGGCGCTTGTTCATGGTGACAGATTATTCACCAGAATGGTCTTACCCTGAG GGAGGAGTGAAAGTTCTAATCACTGGTCCGTGGCAAGAAGCCAGCAATAATTACAGCTGTCTGTTTGATCAGATCTCAGTGCCTGCATCTTTAATTCAGCCAGGAGTACTGCGCTGCTACTGCCCAG CTCATGACACTGGGCTCGTGACTTTGCAAGTTGCCTTCAACAATCAGATCATCTCCAATTCTGTGGTGTTTGAATACAAAGCCAGAGCTCTGCCAAccctgccttcctcccagcATGACTGGCTGTCTTTGGATG ATAACCAGTTCAGGATGTCGATCCTGGAACGCCTCGAGCAGATGGAGAGGAGAATGGCGGAAATGAcgggctcccagcagcacaaacaAGGAGTAGGAGGCGGGAGCAATGGGAGTGGGAATGGAGGAACGCAGGTGCAG TGCGTTTCTGGGACTGGAACCTTGGGCAGCTGCTTTGAGAGCCGTGTGGTGGTGGTGTGCGAGAAGATGATGAGTCGTGCTTGCTGGGCTAAGTCCAAACACTTGATCCATTCAAAGACTTTCCGAGGAATGACTCTGCTCCACCTCGCTGCTGCCCAGGGCTATGCTACACTGATCCAGACCCTCATCAAATGGCG caccaAACACGCAGACAGCATTGATCTGGAGCTGGAAGTTGACCCTTTGAATGTGGATCATTTCTCCTGCACTCCCCTG atgtggGCATGTGCCCTGGGCCACATGGATGCAGCTGTTGTGCTGTATAAGTGGGACCACCGAGCCATCTCTATTCCTGACTCCCTTGGGAGGCTGCCGCTGGCAATTGCCCGTTCTCGGGGCCACGTGAAGTTGGCAGAGTgcttggagcagctgcagcgTGATGAGCAAAGTCAGCTTGGACAGAACACCAGAATTCAGTGCCCCTCCAGCACCGACTCCAGCACAGAAAACTGGGTGTCCCAGTGGCACAGTGAGCTTATTGCCTCTCAAGAGCCTCAGAAGGGAGTCACTGTGATTTCCAGTACCAACACAG agctgAGACGACCAAGATCAGAACCTTCCAGTTACTACAGTAGTGAGACTCAGAAAGATTACCCTGCACCCAAGAAACATAAACTGAGCCCTGAATATTTTCAAGCCCGGCAAGAGAAGCTGCTTTCCACTGCACTGAGCCTGGAACAGCCAAGTGCCAGGAAGCAGAACTCCAGCTCCAAGCAGTCCACCACTGAGACAATCAGCCCCAGTGAAGGGATAAGGGACTACGGCCGGGAGCTCTCCCAGCACATCCCAGAAGCAGCTGGATACCGAGGCTCTGGTAGCCAAGCGGGAATCAAATGGAACCCAAAAGACATTTATATTGGTGTGTCTGCGGTGCAGTTAGTGGGGAGCCAGAAGAGTGCTGCGCTGGGGAAGGACACTGTGGGCCATCGGCTACGCCAGCGAGAGCAGATGAATGTGCTGATGTTGGCTGACAGGGAGTTAgtggatgcagagctcttgtcCTATAGGGACAATGTAGGGGAGGAGGACTGCTTACGCCACATGGATGACTTGCAG GTGAACATGATGACACTTGCAGAGCACATTATTGAAGCTACGCCTGACAGGATCAAGCGGGAGAATTTTGTGCCAATGGAGTCACCACAGGTGGAGAGAGCAGAGAGTGCTGCCATGAGCACCACCATGAGCTGGCTGGCCAGTTACCTTGCTGATGTCGATCATCTGCCGAGTGCTGCACAGATCCG AAATCTGTATAGTGAACCCTTGACCCCTTCTTCAAACACCAGCTTGAGCCCTGCAGGCTCACCCATCAGTGAAATAGCTTTTGAGAAACCCAGCCTTCCTTCGGCAGCGGACTGGTCTGAATTTCTGAGTGCATCCACCAGCGAGAAGGTAGAAAATGAGTTTGCACAGTTAACTCTGTCTGATCATGAGCAGAGAGAGCTCTATGAAGCTGCCAAACTCGTCCAGACAGTCTTCAGGAAATATAAG GGTCGTCCACTCCGGGAACAGCAagaggtggctgctgctgtcattcAGCGTTGCTACCGAAAATACAAACAG CTTACTTGGATAGCCTTGAAG TATGCACTTTATAAAAAGATGACGCAAGCTGCCATTCTTATCCAGAGCAAATTCCGAAGCTATTATGAGCAGAAGAAATTCCAGCAGAGCCGACGGGCCGCAATGCTGATCCAGCAGTACTACCGCAGCTACAAGGAATGTGGGAAGAGGAGGCAGAACCGTCGGGCAGCCACCATTGTGCAGCAGAAACTCAG AAGCAGTCTGCTTACCAAGAAGCAGGACCAAGCTGCTCGCAAGATTATGCGGTTTTTACGACGCTGCCGCCACAG CCCTCTGGTGGACCATAGGCTGTACAAAAGG GGGCTGAATATGTTTGGAGCTCAAATGTGTGTGCTAAATTGCAGACCGTGTACTCTGGGGTGTCATTCTTATCGGgcctttctgtcttttttgtctTGCAACCCAAATGAGATATCTGGAAAAAGGCAAGAGCTCCCTTTTCTTAAATGTCCCACAGGCTatttcagctttcagagcaACAG agtGAAAGAATTGAAAAAGGCCAAGGAACTTGAAGATAAGCAGCAGCATCCCGTAGCAATGTGA
- the CAMTA1 gene encoding calmodulin-binding transcription activator 1 isoform X5 produces MMSRMPKPEMTVLLKKCWVEQKDDHGNSNGSHVKIFLPKKLLECLPKCSSLPKERHRWNTNEEIAAYLITFEKHEEWLTTSPKTRPQNGSMILYNRKKVKYRKDGYCWKKRKDGKTTREDHMKLKVQGVECLYGCYVHSSIIPTFHRRCYWLLQNPDIVLVHYLNVPAIEDCGKPCGPILCSINTDKKEWAKWTKEELIGQLKPMFHGIKWTCSNGNSSSGFSVEQLVQQILDSHQTKPQPRTHNCLCTGTLGAGSSVHHKCNSAKHRIISPKVEPRTGGYSTHSEVQNNDVSEGKNEHSHGKASSREKRNGKVAKPVLLHQNSTEVSSTNQVEVPDTTQNSPVSISSGLNSDPDMADSPAVTGVSSMAVASVMGSLSQSATVFMSEVTSEAVYTMSPTSGPNQHLLSSDAAAQGLVLAVSSDGHKFAFPTTANSESLSMLPSTVSEELVLSTTLDGNRKIPETTMNFDPDCFLNNPKQGQTYGGGGMKGDSISTNIRQSPTAERSFNFNTTLTKEIKTEDTSFEQQMSKEAFSSSSASNTLTLTTGSGLLPSGGGLSPSTTLEQMDFSAIDSNKDYSSSFNQTVQSPHVHQTPSPSFFLQDASKPLPLEQNTHNNLNDTSGSFVNTIGIPSVKTESPSQTTSNCNGTVETRIESTSSLQLMQFQANFQAMTAEAEVPMETSQQAEGNENLLKSGDLQACSTEHYLQPETNGGIRNGNNLPILQGNVVQGLYPVAHPSLNNSSNMELNLDHFDISFSNQFSDLINDFISVEGGSNALYGHQLVSSDSAGLSQPEDSNRTTYNQAEMCIPCCSPQQANMQLSSTENGASTMAYMHVAEVVSAAAAQGTLGLLQQSGRLFMVTDYSPEWSYPEGGVKVLITGPWQEASNNYSCLFDQISVPASLIQPGVLRCYCPAHDTGLVTLQVAFNNQIISNSVVFEYKARALPTLPSSQHDWLSLDDNQFRMSILERLEQMERRMAEMTGSQQHKQGVGGGSNGSGNGGTQVQCVSGTGTLGSCFESRVVVVCEKMMSRACWAKSKHLIHSKTFRGMTLLHLAAAQGYATLIQTLIKWRTKHADSIDLELEVDPLNVDHFSCTPLMWACALGHMDAAVVLYKWDHRAISIPDSLGRLPLAIARSRGHVKLAECLEQLQRDEQSQLGQNTRIQCPSSTDSSTENWVSQWHSELIASQEPQKGVTVISSTNTELRRPRSEPSSYYSSETQKDYPAPKKHKLSPEYFQARQEKLLSTALSLEQPSARKQNSSSKQSTTETISPSEGIRDYGRELSQHIPEAAGYRGSGSQAGIKWNPKDIYIGVSAVQLVGSQKSAALGKDTVGHRLRQREQMNVLMLADRELVDAELLSYRDNVGEEDCLRHMDDLQVNMMTLAEHIIEATPDRIKRENFVPMESPQVERAESAAMSTTMSWLASYLADVDHLPSAAQIRNLYSEPLTPSSNTSLSPAGSPISEIAFEKPSLPSAADWSEFLSASTSEKVENEFAQLTLSDHEQRELYEAAKLVQTVFRKYKGRPLREQQEVAAAVIQRCYRKYKQLTWIALKYALYKKMTQAAILIQSKFRSYYEQKKFQQSRRAAMLIQQYYRSYKECGKRRQNRRAATIVQQKLRSSLLTKKQDQAARKIMRFLRRCRHSPLVDHRLYKRSERIEKGQGT; encoded by the exons AACCCAGACATCGTGTTGGTGCACTACCTGAACGTACCTGCCATTGAGGACTGTGGGAAACCCTGCGGCCCTATCTTGTGCTCGATAAATACAGACAAGAAAGAATGGGCAAAATGGACAAAAGAGGAACTCATTGGACAGCTCAAACCCATGT TTCATGGTATTAAGTGGACGTGCAGCAATGGAAACAGCAGTTCAGGGTTCTCAGTGGAGCAGCTGGTGCAGCAGATCCTCGATAGTCACCAGACCAAACCGCAGCCTCGGACACACAACTGTCTCTGCACTGGTACCTTGG GGGCAGGAAGCAGTGTGCATCACAAGTGTAACAGTGCCAAACATCGCATCATATCACCAAAGGTCGAACCAAGGACAGGTGGGTACAGCACTCATTCAGAGGTACAAAATAACGATGTCTCTGAAGGCAAGAACGAGCACAGTCATGGCAAGGCCTCCAGCCGGGAGAAGAGGAATGGCAAAGTGGCGAAACCAGTGTTGCTCCATCAAAACAGTACGGAGGTTTCTTCCACCAACCAGGTGGAAGTCCCTGACACAACCCAGAATTCTCCTGTGTCCATCAGCAGTGGATTGAATAGCGACCCGGATATGGCGGATAGCCCAGCAGTCACTGGTGTGTCCAGCATGGCTGTAGCATCAGTTATGGGAAGCCTGTCACAAAGTGCCACCGTGTTTATGTCAGAAGTCACCAGTGAAGCTGTGTACACCATGTCACCCACCTCTGGCCCAAATCAACACCTTCTGTCCTCAGATGCGGCTGCACAAGGACTGGTACTTGCTGTGAGTTCAGATGGACACAAATTTGCTTTTCCAACAACGGCCAATTCAGAGAGCTTGTCCATGCTGCCCAGCACCGTCTCCGAGGAACTTGTGCTCTCCACAACTTtagatggaaacagaaaaattccAGAAACCACCATGAATTTTGACCCAGACTGTTTTCTTAATAATCCCAAGCAAGGGCAGACTTATGGTGGAGGGGGTATGAAAGGTGACAGCATCAGTACCAACATAAGGCAGTCACCCACCGCAGAACGTAGCTTCAACTTCAATACAACCCtcacaaaagaaattaaaacgGAGGACACATCTTTTGAACAACAGATGTCCAAAGAagcattttcctcctcttctgcatcTAACACTCTCACCCTCACTACTGGTTCAGGTTTGCTCCCGTCTGGAGGAGGTCTGAGCCCAAGTACCACCTTAGAGCAGATGGACTTCAGTGCCATTGACTCCAACAAGGACTATTCTTCCAGCTTCAATCAGACAGTCCAGAGCCCTCACGTTCATCAGACCCCCTCCCCCAGCTTCTTTCTGCAGGATGCCAGCAAACCTCTTCCCCTTGAGCAAAACACCCACAACAACTTGAATGACACAAGTGGCTCTTTTGTGAATACAATAGGAATCCCCAGTGTGAAAACAGAGTCCCCATCCCAAACCACTTCCAACTGCAATGGCACAGTGGAAACCAGAATAGAGTCCACCTCTTCTCTCCAGCTCATGCAGTTCCAAGCAAACTTCCAGGCTATGACTGCAGAAGCTGAAGTTCCCATGGAGACCTCCCAGCAGGCAGAAGGGAATGAAAATCTACTTAAATCAGGGGATCTTCAagcctgcagcacagaacaCTACTTGCAACCTGAGACCAATGGAGGTATCAGGAATGGGAACAATCTCCCTATCCTCCAAGGAAACGTAGTACAAGGACTCTATCCTGTGGCCCATCCCAGCTTAAATAACTCCTCCAACATGGAGCTTAACTTGGACCACTTTGACATCTCCTTCAGCAACCAGTTTTCTGATCTAATTAATGATTTCATATCTGTAGAAGGTGGGAGCAATGCCCTCTATGGACACCAGTTGGTGTCAAGTGACAGTGCCGGACTCTCTCAGCCTGAAGATAGTAACAGAACAACCTACAACCAGGCTGAAATGTGCATTCCTTGCTGCAGTCCTCAGCAAGCCAacatgcagctcagcagcacagagaatgGAGCCAGCACGATGGCATACATGCATGTGGCTGAGGTGgtctcagcagctgcagcacaaggcaCTTTGGGGTTGCTACAGCAGAGTGGGCGCTTGTTCATGGTGACAGATTATTCACCAGAATGGTCTTACCCTGAG GGAGGAGTGAAAGTTCTAATCACTGGTCCGTGGCAAGAAGCCAGCAATAATTACAGCTGTCTGTTTGATCAGATCTCAGTGCCTGCATCTTTAATTCAGCCAGGAGTACTGCGCTGCTACTGCCCAG CTCATGACACTGGGCTCGTGACTTTGCAAGTTGCCTTCAACAATCAGATCATCTCCAATTCTGTGGTGTTTGAATACAAAGCCAGAGCTCTGCCAAccctgccttcctcccagcATGACTGGCTGTCTTTGGATG ATAACCAGTTCAGGATGTCGATCCTGGAACGCCTCGAGCAGATGGAGAGGAGAATGGCGGAAATGAcgggctcccagcagcacaaacaAGGAGTAGGAGGCGGGAGCAATGGGAGTGGGAATGGAGGAACGCAGGTGCAG TGCGTTTCTGGGACTGGAACCTTGGGCAGCTGCTTTGAGAGCCGTGTGGTGGTGGTGTGCGAGAAGATGATGAGTCGTGCTTGCTGGGCTAAGTCCAAACACTTGATCCATTCAAAGACTTTCCGAGGAATGACTCTGCTCCACCTCGCTGCTGCCCAGGGCTATGCTACACTGATCCAGACCCTCATCAAATGGCG caccaAACACGCAGACAGCATTGATCTGGAGCTGGAAGTTGACCCTTTGAATGTGGATCATTTCTCCTGCACTCCCCTG atgtggGCATGTGCCCTGGGCCACATGGATGCAGCTGTTGTGCTGTATAAGTGGGACCACCGAGCCATCTCTATTCCTGACTCCCTTGGGAGGCTGCCGCTGGCAATTGCCCGTTCTCGGGGCCACGTGAAGTTGGCAGAGTgcttggagcagctgcagcgTGATGAGCAAAGTCAGCTTGGACAGAACACCAGAATTCAGTGCCCCTCCAGCACCGACTCCAGCACAGAAAACTGGGTGTCCCAGTGGCACAGTGAGCTTATTGCCTCTCAAGAGCCTCAGAAGGGAGTCACTGTGATTTCCAGTACCAACACAG agctgAGACGACCAAGATCAGAACCTTCCAGTTACTACAGTAGTGAGACTCAGAAAGATTACCCTGCACCCAAGAAACATAAACTGAGCCCTGAATATTTTCAAGCCCGGCAAGAGAAGCTGCTTTCCACTGCACTGAGCCTGGAACAGCCAAGTGCCAGGAAGCAGAACTCCAGCTCCAAGCAGTCCACCACTGAGACAATCAGCCCCAGTGAAGGGATAAGGGACTACGGCCGGGAGCTCTCCCAGCACATCCCAGAAGCAGCTGGATACCGAGGCTCTGGTAGCCAAGCGGGAATCAAATGGAACCCAAAAGACATTTATATTGGTGTGTCTGCGGTGCAGTTAGTGGGGAGCCAGAAGAGTGCTGCGCTGGGGAAGGACACTGTGGGCCATCGGCTACGCCAGCGAGAGCAGATGAATGTGCTGATGTTGGCTGACAGGGAGTTAgtggatgcagagctcttgtcCTATAGGGACAATGTAGGGGAGGAGGACTGCTTACGCCACATGGATGACTTGCAG GTGAACATGATGACACTTGCAGAGCACATTATTGAAGCTACGCCTGACAGGATCAAGCGGGAGAATTTTGTGCCAATGGAGTCACCACAGGTGGAGAGAGCAGAGAGTGCTGCCATGAGCACCACCATGAGCTGGCTGGCCAGTTACCTTGCTGATGTCGATCATCTGCCGAGTGCTGCACAGATCCG AAATCTGTATAGTGAACCCTTGACCCCTTCTTCAAACACCAGCTTGAGCCCTGCAGGCTCACCCATCAGTGAAATAGCTTTTGAGAAACCCAGCCTTCCTTCGGCAGCGGACTGGTCTGAATTTCTGAGTGCATCCACCAGCGAGAAGGTAGAAAATGAGTTTGCACAGTTAACTCTGTCTGATCATGAGCAGAGAGAGCTCTATGAAGCTGCCAAACTCGTCCAGACAGTCTTCAGGAAATATAAG GGTCGTCCACTCCGGGAACAGCAagaggtggctgctgctgtcattcAGCGTTGCTACCGAAAATACAAACAG CTTACTTGGATAGCCTTGAAG TATGCACTTTATAAAAAGATGACGCAAGCTGCCATTCTTATCCAGAGCAAATTCCGAAGCTATTATGAGCAGAAGAAATTCCAGCAGAGCCGACGGGCCGCAATGCTGATCCAGCAGTACTACCGCAGCTACAAGGAATGTGGGAAGAGGAGGCAGAACCGTCGGGCAGCCACCATTGTGCAGCAGAAACTCAG AAGCAGTCTGCTTACCAAGAAGCAGGACCAAGCTGCTCGCAAGATTATGCGGTTTTTACGACGCTGCCGCCACAG CCCTCTGGTGGACCATAGGCTGTACAAAAGG agtGAAAGAATTGAAAAAGGCCAAGGAACTTGA